Proteins co-encoded in one Kutzneria chonburiensis genomic window:
- a CDS encoding inositol monophosphatase family protein: protein MTHDLLAATTAAVRRAGAVLLARYSADARQVGLTELLAELHANDEAVVEVLRPALADILPGADWLNDEHGRGPLATGDWWLIDPVGGNVNAVHGMADWNIGVSLVRDGRPVLAVVHFPVLDEMFTAVEGGGAFRDGVRLRVSDKTSLDAALAGTGQSRPGQDAAIADRMGASFAAMMKAALYVRVSVPVTHQLAQVAAGRMDVHWQFDHVRSQVAGVLLVQEAGGVVTDLDGNPWELTSRDYIAAAPGVHAAALKIVAG from the coding sequence ATGACGCACGACCTCCTCGCCGCCACCACCGCCGCCGTCCGCCGCGCCGGCGCCGTGCTGCTGGCGCGCTATTCCGCTGACGCGCGTCAGGTCGGACTCACCGAGCTCCTGGCGGAACTCCACGCCAACGACGAGGCCGTGGTCGAGGTGTTGCGGCCGGCACTGGCCGACATCCTTCCCGGCGCGGACTGGCTCAACGACGAACACGGCCGGGGCCCGCTGGCCACGGGCGACTGGTGGCTCATCGATCCGGTCGGCGGCAATGTCAACGCCGTCCACGGCATGGCCGACTGGAACATCGGCGTGAGCCTGGTCCGGGACGGGCGGCCGGTGCTGGCCGTCGTGCACTTCCCGGTGCTGGACGAGATGTTCACGGCGGTCGAGGGCGGCGGGGCGTTCCGCGACGGCGTTCGGCTGCGGGTCTCGGACAAGACCTCGCTCGACGCCGCCCTGGCCGGCACCGGTCAGTCCAGGCCCGGCCAGGACGCCGCGATCGCCGACCGGATGGGGGCGTCGTTCGCCGCGATGATGAAGGCCGCCCTCTACGTGCGGGTCTCCGTGCCGGTGACACACCAGCTGGCGCAGGTCGCCGCCGGCCGGATGGACGTGCACTGGCAGTTCGACCACGTGCGTTCCCAGGTCGCCGGCGTGCTGCTGGTCCAGGAAGCCGGCGGCGTCGTCACCGACCTCGACGGCAACCCGTGGGAGCTGACCAGCCGGGACTACATCGCCGCCGCCCCGGGTGTGCACGCCGCGGCGTTGAAGATCGTCGCCGGTTGA
- a CDS encoding MarR family winged helix-turn-helix transcriptional regulator — protein sequence MRTGLRYLSLAHRVRRIVDDQMVVGGLSLARVKILRIIDEQGPQRQVSLADSLGQAPRSVTQAVEALEREGLVSRTVDPHDQRAKLVALTPAGVERLAAGVAAGEQALHQIFGPLGPVRLARLGKLLDMVDDAVATDP from the coding sequence GTGCGCACGGGGCTGAGATACCTGTCCCTGGCGCATCGCGTGCGCAGGATCGTCGACGATCAGATGGTCGTCGGCGGGCTCTCGCTGGCGAGGGTGAAGATCCTGCGGATCATCGATGAGCAGGGGCCGCAACGGCAGGTGTCGCTCGCCGACAGCCTCGGTCAGGCGCCACGGTCGGTGACCCAGGCCGTTGAAGCCTTGGAGCGGGAGGGCCTGGTCTCGCGGACGGTTGATCCCCATGACCAGCGGGCCAAACTCGTGGCGCTCACCCCCGCGGGCGTGGAGCGGCTGGCGGCCGGTGTCGCTGCCGGCGAACAGGCGCTCCACCAGATCTTCGGACCGCTCGGCCCGGTGCGGTTGGCCCGACTGGGAAAGCTGCTGGACATGGTCGACGACGCGGTGGCGACCGATCCGTGA
- a CDS encoding WD40/YVTN/BNR-like repeat-containing protein, with protein sequence MKSASIVTAATLLVLGLGVSPATAAPDGPPQPGPHAVVGHLAHPMDGHVAEDETEDLTDAAQQYSDIRNAPGLTAANPQAYYSGQQQGQKLPVLPGSWQEVTNQPYQSDAPDYRDPNWSNSTAGSGHVSGRVSALAVDGSRTVYVGAADGGVWRSDDRGAHWQPLWDNMPSLAIGAVAVDPADHSVYVGTGEADFSGDSLGGDAIYRSADRGRSWQRIGQSFFGLRTARIVLDGVGHIYAATSFGVLRHDLRDWSAPWTTVLAPATGAETSFATDVRIRPGSNGSVVAATVVNHGVNPGAVNGFYLSTTGGGPGTFSQQTAGGDLANADIGRSTFTWNANGSALYAVVQNAANTGLLTGVFRADSGRPAGPWTKIADTPSLVKAGAQGCGGCQGWYDQYVAADPADPNHVYLGLEDVYETSDRGASWQVIGPYWNFGLPCWSSDLSKLTCPPTTHADQHAVAFGSDGVAYFGNDGGVYSRAAALRGVVKWNNLNEGLHTLQYYSVGAGRVAGGDAIWGGLQDNGVSLLLPGAKEQVSPFGGDGGQVIVDPRNGMRAVNEYVHLSTARTQNGGRSDFTTPSYTTMSPSCDNPVPGTVADPCDPGSLFIAPYSADIANIDHWVAGGRYVWDNQGKGWGTTCGPTACDWKNVHDTGAQMTAVVAKGDTIYAAWQYRDAAHVYHSGIDTNFGGSWHRLATPSLPARYITSISLDPLRAGHLYISFGGYTDQWVPGAGKGHVFESGDGGASWTDDTGALPDLPTTSLVQWNGLLAAATDAGVYVRLAGQWFKLGTGLPNASGQQLVVAPEGTALLLATHGRGLWSYGVRR encoded by the coding sequence GTGAAGTCGGCCTCGATCGTCACCGCTGCAACATTGTTGGTACTCGGACTGGGCGTGAGCCCGGCGACTGCCGCACCCGACGGGCCGCCGCAGCCCGGACCGCACGCGGTGGTCGGGCACCTGGCCCATCCGATGGACGGCCATGTGGCCGAGGACGAGACCGAGGACCTCACCGATGCCGCGCAGCAGTACAGCGACATCCGCAACGCGCCCGGCCTGACGGCGGCGAATCCACAGGCCTACTACTCCGGTCAGCAGCAGGGCCAAAAGTTACCGGTGCTGCCGGGCAGCTGGCAGGAGGTGACGAACCAGCCGTACCAGAGCGACGCACCGGACTACCGGGACCCGAACTGGTCCAACTCCACCGCCGGCTCGGGCCACGTCTCCGGCCGGGTCAGCGCACTGGCCGTCGACGGCTCGCGAACCGTCTACGTCGGCGCGGCCGATGGCGGCGTGTGGCGGTCGGACGACCGCGGCGCGCACTGGCAGCCGTTGTGGGACAACATGCCCAGCCTCGCCATCGGCGCGGTTGCCGTGGACCCGGCCGACCACAGTGTGTACGTCGGCACCGGCGAGGCGGACTTCAGCGGTGACAGCCTCGGCGGCGACGCGATCTACCGCTCGGCCGATCGCGGCCGCAGCTGGCAGCGAATCGGTCAGTCCTTCTTCGGCCTGCGCACCGCCCGGATCGTGCTGGACGGCGTCGGCCACATCTACGCCGCCACCAGCTTCGGTGTGCTGCGTCACGACCTGCGTGACTGGTCCGCGCCCTGGACGACCGTGCTGGCCCCGGCCACCGGCGCCGAGACCTCGTTCGCGACCGACGTGCGAATCCGGCCCGGCAGCAACGGATCCGTCGTCGCGGCCACCGTCGTCAACCACGGGGTCAACCCCGGTGCCGTGAACGGGTTCTACCTGTCGACCACCGGCGGTGGGCCCGGCACCTTCAGCCAGCAGACTGCCGGCGGCGACCTGGCCAATGCGGACATCGGACGCAGCACGTTCACCTGGAACGCCAACGGGTCCGCGCTCTACGCGGTGGTGCAGAACGCCGCCAACACCGGCCTGCTGACCGGCGTCTTCCGCGCCGACTCCGGCCGCCCCGCCGGCCCGTGGACCAAGATCGCCGACACCCCGTCGCTGGTCAAGGCGGGCGCCCAGGGCTGCGGCGGCTGCCAGGGCTGGTACGACCAGTACGTGGCCGCCGACCCGGCCGACCCCAACCATGTCTACCTCGGCCTCGAAGACGTCTACGAGACCTCCGACCGCGGCGCGAGCTGGCAGGTCATCGGTCCGTACTGGAACTTCGGGCTGCCGTGCTGGAGTTCCGACCTCAGCAAGCTGACCTGCCCGCCGACCACCCACGCCGACCAGCACGCGGTGGCGTTCGGCAGTGACGGTGTGGCGTACTTCGGCAATGACGGCGGCGTCTACTCCCGGGCCGCCGCCCTGCGCGGAGTCGTCAAGTGGAACAACCTCAACGAGGGGCTGCACACGCTGCAGTACTACTCGGTCGGCGCCGGCCGGGTCGCCGGCGGCGACGCGATCTGGGGTGGCCTCCAGGACAACGGCGTGTCGTTGCTGCTGCCGGGTGCGAAGGAACAGGTCTCGCCGTTCGGCGGCGACGGCGGGCAGGTGATCGTCGACCCCCGCAACGGGATGCGGGCGGTCAACGAGTACGTGCATCTCAGCACGGCCCGCACCCAGAACGGTGGGCGGTCCGACTTCACGACTCCCAGCTACACCACGATGTCGCCGTCCTGCGACAACCCCGTTCCCGGCACGGTCGCCGACCCGTGCGACCCCGGCAGCCTGTTCATCGCCCCGTACAGCGCGGACATCGCGAACATCGACCACTGGGTGGCCGGCGGCCGGTACGTGTGGGACAACCAGGGCAAGGGTTGGGGCACCACGTGCGGCCCGACCGCGTGCGACTGGAAGAACGTGCACGACACCGGCGCGCAGATGACGGCCGTGGTGGCCAAGGGCGACACCATCTACGCGGCCTGGCAGTACCGCGATGCCGCCCACGTCTACCACTCCGGCATCGACACGAACTTCGGTGGCAGCTGGCACCGCCTCGCGACGCCGAGCCTGCCGGCCCGCTACATCACGTCGATCTCGCTGGATCCCTTACGGGCAGGCCACTTGTACATCTCCTTCGGCGGCTACACGGACCAGTGGGTGCCGGGCGCGGGCAAGGGACACGTGTTCGAGAGCGGTGACGGCGGGGCCAGTTGGACCGACGACACCGGCGCACTGCCCGACCTGCCGACCACCTCGCTCGTGCAGTGGAACGGTTTGCTGGCGGCGGCGACCGACGCCGGCGTCTATGTCCGCCTGGCCGGCCAGTGGTTCAAGCTCGGCACCGGCCTGCCGAACGCGTCCGGGCAGCAGTTGGTGGTCGCGCCCGAGGGCACAGCGCTGCTCCTGGCCACCCACGGCCGTGGCCTGTGGAGCTACGGCGTGCGTCGATAA
- a CDS encoding aldo/keto reductase, producing the protein MDYRNLGRSGCAVSALALGTMTFGNTTNQDDAFAQLDAFVEAGGTLIDTADVYVGGVAETIIGRWLAARPTDITDRVVLATKGRFPTSEEPNGAGASRRHLDRALTASLRRLGVDTIDLYQIHAWDPLTPAEETLSFLDGAVRSGRIRYSGLSNHLGWQIQKTMDTAAAIGADAPVTLQSGYSLLSREIEWEITPACRSTGLGLLTYSPLAAGILTGKYHRATAPVANTRMADPRMGAYLRGRMSEPRTVAVMDAVRTIAENHGVTTPHVALAWLLGRPTVSSVILGARTLDQLTANLDVDLRLTAEETLLLDTVSAPDVDFPYGGAAVAQFTRSIAGGWASPAAS; encoded by the coding sequence CCTCGGCCGCAGCGGCTGCGCCGTTTCAGCCCTCGCGCTCGGCACCATGACCTTCGGCAACACCACCAACCAGGACGACGCGTTCGCGCAGCTGGACGCGTTCGTCGAAGCAGGCGGCACGCTCATCGACACCGCCGACGTCTACGTCGGCGGTGTCGCGGAGACGATCATCGGGCGCTGGCTCGCCGCCCGGCCGACCGACATCACCGACCGCGTTGTGCTCGCGACCAAGGGACGCTTCCCGACCAGCGAGGAGCCCAACGGTGCGGGCGCCTCCCGGCGGCACCTCGATCGCGCGCTGACCGCGTCACTGCGCCGGCTCGGTGTGGACACGATCGACCTGTACCAGATCCACGCCTGGGATCCGCTCACCCCGGCCGAGGAGACACTGTCCTTTCTCGACGGTGCCGTGCGCTCAGGCCGAATCCGTTACAGCGGACTGTCCAACCACCTCGGCTGGCAGATCCAGAAGACGATGGACACCGCGGCCGCCATCGGCGCCGACGCCCCGGTCACGCTGCAGTCGGGCTACAGCCTGCTGTCGCGCGAGATCGAATGGGAGATCACACCCGCTTGCCGCTCGACCGGCCTCGGCCTGCTGACCTACTCGCCGCTGGCCGCCGGCATCCTCACCGGGAAGTACCACCGAGCGACCGCTCCCGTGGCCAACACCCGCATGGCCGATCCCCGAATGGGCGCCTACCTCCGTGGCCGGATGTCGGAGCCGCGCACAGTGGCGGTCATGGACGCCGTCAGGACGATTGCCGAGAACCACGGCGTCACCACACCCCATGTCGCGCTGGCCTGGCTACTCGGCCGCCCGACAGTGTCTTCGGTCATCCTCGGCGCGAGGACGCTCGACCAGCTCACCGCCAATCTGGACGTCGACCTGCGGTTGACCGCCGAGGAAACCCTGCTGCTGGACACCGTCAGCGCCCCCGACGTCGACTTCCCCTACGGCGGCGCCGCCGTCGCGCAGTTCACGCGAAGCATCGCCGGCGGCTGGGCGTCGCCCGCAGCGAGCTGA
- a CDS encoding SRPBCC family protein: MPRFTFQLDVRDPPEKVIGAMVDFSERRPEIWPNLTAHLYRVHELGTATADVTEGSAFLGIDVWERCTYEWTESFVRSVITDGRIFEAGGTFEFRVEPHGDGSRLSVDYHRRSKTMLGRCIGAMLQVTAGAPIKQSFRRVYGRPS; encoded by the coding sequence ATGCCCAGGTTCACGTTCCAACTCGACGTGCGCGACCCGCCGGAGAAGGTGATCGGCGCGATGGTCGACTTCTCGGAGCGCCGGCCGGAGATCTGGCCGAACCTGACCGCGCACCTCTACCGGGTGCACGAGTTGGGGACCGCGACCGCCGACGTGACGGAAGGCAGCGCGTTCCTCGGTATCGACGTGTGGGAGCGCTGCACTTACGAGTGGACCGAGTCATTCGTGCGCTCGGTCATCACCGACGGCAGGATCTTCGAGGCCGGCGGCACGTTCGAGTTCCGCGTCGAGCCGCACGGCGACGGCAGCAGGCTCAGCGTCGACTACCACCGGCGGTCGAAGACGATGCTGGGCCGCTGTATCGGCGCGATGTTGCAGGTGACCGCCGGCGCGCCGATCAAGCAATCCTTCCGGCGGGTCTACGGCCGGCCGAGCTGA
- a CDS encoding NAD(P)-dependent oxidoreductase — MNLIVLAASGRTGLALTRQALRRGHTVTAIARDPERIALPDSPTLRKVTGDVGDPAGIAAVVDAHSVVLSGLGTEQAGTLLAGAKAVVAAGPRRIIWLGAYGTGRSADAAGEGAAVLGKLLGDRLADKVEADNTVLAAGGTVFHAGVLDTGPESHTRRTVGLAAAPRSTSRRRSAARPSPRPCSTRPRRPVFPARSPFRWIASRRRPPRARPVPGHGARRGRGRSRNAGASCS; from the coding sequence ATGAACCTCATCGTCCTCGCCGCGTCCGGCCGAACCGGGCTCGCGCTCACTCGACAGGCGTTACGGCGCGGCCACACCGTCACGGCGATCGCACGGGACCCCGAGCGCATCGCCCTGCCCGACTCCCCCACGCTGCGCAAGGTCACGGGCGACGTGGGCGATCCGGCCGGCATCGCCGCGGTGGTCGACGCGCATTCCGTCGTCCTGTCCGGACTCGGCACGGAACAGGCGGGAACGCTCCTGGCCGGCGCCAAGGCGGTTGTCGCCGCCGGACCGCGGCGCATCATCTGGCTCGGCGCCTACGGCACGGGCCGGTCGGCCGACGCCGCCGGCGAGGGGGCGGCCGTGCTCGGGAAACTGCTGGGCGACCGACTCGCGGACAAGGTCGAGGCCGACAACACCGTCCTGGCCGCGGGGGGCACGGTTTTCCACGCCGGCGTGCTGGACACGGGCCCGGAGAGCCACACCCGGCGAACGGTCGGCCTGGCGGCCGCGCCCCGTTCGACCTCACGGCGAAGGTCAGCCGCGAGACCGTCGCCGCGGCCATGCTCGACGAGGCCGAGACGCCCCGTTTTCCCGGCACGGTCGCCCTTCCGCTGGATCGCTAGCCGGCGACGACCTCCGCGAGCGAGGCCCGTACCTGGTCACGGAGCCAGGCGTGGGCGGGGTCGGAGTCGTAACGCTGGTGCCAGTTGCAGTTGA
- a CDS encoding glutaminase family protein, whose amino-acid sequence MPNDRDRPAPAVGRRDLFRFSGAAGVTLAASSLLAPTASADEDSNPAAPSGFRPLRPPATPLAVRSPYLSTWLAGDYLAGEWAGFWTGRTTAMTGIARIDGVAYVFIGAPGLPDGQPAFRGMTQTDVTVTPTQSRFTLNAGGIELTVTFLSPIEPGDLRRQSAPLSYVSLRARSIDGKAHNVSLYLDISAEWAHGDSNASVSWDSRATGGVRTLSFTPSNPGVLAENGDMASWGTITWSTTERTGLSWQIGQDIVVRQAAVAGKLTGAADPAQPRRISDRWPVLGLDLDLGAVRGATEPFVISVGHLRTPAVSYLGTALPPLWTTYWPTWQQMISDFHHDAKAAAQRCGRLDDKVTSDARRAGGDKYAALCALALRQAYAGTELVVRDGKPWAFLKEISSDGNVSTIDVLYPAMPVFAYLDPQYLSLLLEPVLDYAETGGWPKTFAEHDLGSSYPNATGHNDGNEEDMPVEESANMLIMVAAAKKTGHYAILKQWADYLVDNALDPGYQNQTDDFTGFIAHSANLALKGIVAIGAMSQIAAAAGNTADAAHYLGIARDYIAQWQTKATDTTGQLKLAYDRPGTWSLKYNGFADALLGLNLIPAAVTAEEGNWYLKHRNQFGTPLDLRHSYTKADWALWTAAWQHDHPPVRDAFVDDVFDFVTSSGSRVPFTDLYDTISARQAGFQARPVVGGIFSLLALQRKP is encoded by the coding sequence GTGCCCAACGACCGTGATCGCCCCGCGCCCGCTGTCGGCCGCCGCGACCTGTTCCGCTTCTCCGGCGCCGCCGGCGTGACACTGGCCGCGTCGTCCCTGCTGGCGCCGACCGCGTCCGCCGACGAGGACTCGAATCCCGCGGCGCCGTCCGGGTTTCGCCCGCTTCGCCCACCGGCAACGCCGCTGGCCGTCCGGTCGCCGTACCTGAGCACCTGGCTCGCCGGCGACTACCTCGCCGGCGAATGGGCCGGGTTCTGGACCGGCCGCACCACCGCCATGACCGGCATCGCCCGCATCGACGGCGTCGCCTACGTGTTCATCGGAGCGCCCGGGCTTCCGGACGGCCAGCCGGCCTTCCGTGGCATGACCCAGACCGACGTCACCGTCACACCGACGCAGTCCCGGTTCACGCTCAACGCCGGCGGCATCGAGCTCACGGTCACGTTCCTCTCCCCCATCGAGCCCGGCGACCTGCGCCGGCAGTCCGCTCCCCTGTCCTACGTGTCGCTGCGGGCCCGCAGCATCGACGGCAAGGCGCACAACGTCTCCCTGTACCTGGACATCAGCGCCGAATGGGCCCACGGCGACTCCAATGCCTCGGTCAGCTGGGATTCCCGGGCGACGGGCGGCGTAAGGACGCTGTCGTTCACTCCGTCCAATCCCGGTGTGCTCGCCGAGAACGGCGACATGGCGTCCTGGGGCACCATCACCTGGAGCACCACCGAACGGACCGGGCTGTCCTGGCAGATCGGCCAGGACATCGTCGTGCGACAGGCCGCGGTCGCCGGGAAACTGACCGGCGCCGCCGATCCGGCCCAACCGCGCCGAATCAGCGACCGCTGGCCGGTGCTCGGGCTCGACCTGGACCTGGGCGCCGTACGTGGCGCCACCGAGCCGTTCGTGATCTCCGTCGGCCACCTCCGCACACCCGCGGTGAGCTACCTCGGCACGGCACTTCCTCCACTGTGGACGACCTACTGGCCGACCTGGCAGCAGATGATCAGCGACTTCCACCACGACGCGAAGGCCGCGGCCCAACGCTGCGGCCGCCTGGACGACAAGGTCACCAGCGACGCCCGGCGCGCCGGCGGCGACAAGTACGCCGCCCTGTGCGCGCTGGCGTTACGCCAGGCCTATGCCGGCACCGAACTCGTGGTGCGCGACGGCAAACCGTGGGCGTTCCTCAAGGAGATCTCCAGCGACGGCAACGTCTCCACGATCGACGTGCTCTACCCGGCCATGCCGGTCTTCGCCTACCTCGACCCCCAGTACCTGAGCCTGCTGCTGGAACCCGTGCTGGACTACGCCGAGACCGGCGGCTGGCCCAAGACCTTCGCCGAACACGACCTCGGCTCCAGCTATCCCAACGCCACCGGCCACAACGACGGCAACGAGGAGGACATGCCCGTCGAGGAGTCGGCCAACATGCTCATCATGGTCGCCGCGGCCAAGAAGACCGGCCACTACGCCATCCTCAAGCAGTGGGCCGACTACCTCGTCGACAACGCCCTGGATCCCGGCTACCAGAACCAGACCGACGACTTCACCGGCTTCATCGCGCACAGCGCCAACCTTGCCCTGAAAGGCATCGTGGCCATCGGTGCGATGTCGCAGATCGCCGCGGCCGCCGGAAACACCGCCGACGCCGCGCACTACCTGGGCATCGCCCGTGACTACATCGCCCAGTGGCAGACGAAGGCGACCGACACCACCGGACAGCTCAAGCTCGCCTACGACCGTCCCGGCACGTGGAGCCTGAAGTACAACGGGTTCGCCGACGCACTGCTCGGCCTGAACCTGATCCCGGCCGCCGTGACGGCCGAAGAAGGGAACTGGTACCTCAAGCACCGCAACCAGTTCGGCACGCCGCTGGACCTCAGGCACTCCTACACCAAGGCCGACTGGGCGCTGTGGACCGCCGCCTGGCAGCACGACCATCCGCCGGTGCGCGATGCCTTCGTCGACGACGTGTTCGACTTCGTGACGAGCAGCGGCAGCCGAGTGCCGTTCACCGATCTCTACGACACGATTTCCGCCCGCCAGGCCGGTTTCCAGGCCCGCCCGGTCGTCGGCGGCATCTTCTCCTTGCTGGCCCTGCAACGAAAGCCCTGA
- a CDS encoding LysR family transcriptional regulator: MQVDLNLLTVLDALLEEGSVMGAADRLHLSSPAVSRTLGRLRAVTGDDILVRTGHSMTPTPYALAVREDVHRLVRQAHEVLSPTRELNLAELERVFTIQCHDALATALGTVLVGRIQEQAPGVQLRVLAEHSGDTDDLRQGRVDLELGGDRPSLPEFRSETLGHDPLVVVMRPTHPCADGVDLHSYAAQPHVLVSRRGRLTAPIDDVLAAEGLRRRVVASVATLAMALQIAGRSDVLVTSTEILSGPLIEVFGLITRPLPVASPPAVINCNWHQRYDSDPAHAWLRDQVRASLAEVVAG; this comes from the coding sequence ATGCAAGTGGATCTGAACCTGCTCACGGTGCTCGACGCCCTGTTGGAAGAGGGCAGCGTGATGGGCGCGGCCGATCGGCTGCACCTGTCCTCGCCCGCGGTCAGCCGCACCCTCGGCCGGCTCCGCGCCGTGACCGGCGACGACATCCTGGTGCGTACGGGTCACTCGATGACCCCGACGCCGTACGCCCTGGCGGTTCGCGAGGACGTGCACCGACTGGTTCGGCAGGCGCACGAGGTGCTGTCACCGACCCGTGAGTTGAACCTGGCCGAGCTGGAGCGTGTCTTCACGATCCAGTGCCACGACGCGCTGGCGACCGCGCTGGGAACCGTGTTGGTCGGCCGGATCCAGGAACAGGCGCCCGGGGTGCAGCTGCGCGTGCTGGCCGAGCACTCCGGCGACACCGACGACCTCCGCCAGGGCCGCGTCGACCTGGAACTCGGTGGGGACCGGCCGAGCCTGCCCGAATTCCGATCCGAGACACTCGGACACGACCCGCTGGTCGTGGTGATGCGTCCGACCCATCCGTGCGCCGACGGCGTGGACCTGCACTCCTACGCGGCGCAGCCGCACGTGCTGGTCTCCCGGCGAGGCCGTCTCACCGCGCCGATCGACGACGTGCTCGCGGCCGAAGGACTGCGCCGGCGAGTGGTCGCGTCGGTCGCGACGCTCGCCATGGCCCTGCAGATAGCCGGCCGCAGCGACGTGCTGGTCACCAGCACCGAGATCCTCAGCGGCCCGCTCATCGAGGTGTTCGGCCTGATCACCCGGCCGCTGCCGGTGGCGTCGCCGCCGGCGGTGATCAACTGCAACTGGCACCAGCGTTACGACTCCGACCCCGCCCACGCCTGGCTCCGTGACCAGGTACGGGCCTCGCTCGCGGAGGTCGTCGCCGGCTAG